In Mytilus edulis chromosome 7, xbMytEdul2.2, whole genome shotgun sequence, a single genomic region encodes these proteins:
- the LOC139483086 gene encoding uncharacterized protein, giving the protein MTTVFSAILFAGLFASSAHAYSRCCGPKQWTSAVAQVVGEYNIHVDADFYGLSEVDNRVFYDFPNKKIASVQTVTNETGDQPVITHIKQIMDYNLKKTWTIEGRNCTTTDLNEEIPSPCVPDSASHLSSQMLINEPVDVWFMKIGNTSIHRVTLTQKDCIPVSASALVDKPTYDFVMTVNLYQNVTAGPIDPEIFKIPSFCKQNSIHIQKKPLRVPTVPWLY; this is encoded by the exons ATGACTACAGTATTCTCTGCCATTTTGTTTGCAGGGCTTTTTGCTTCTTCAGCACATGCCTATTCACGATGCTGTGGACCTAAACAATGGACATCTGCGGTGGCCCAAGTGGTCGGAGAGTACAATATACACGTAGATGCTGACTTTTACGGATTAAGTGAAGTGGACAACAGAGTGTTTTATGACTTTCCAAACAAGAAGATTGCTTCTGTACAAACAGTGACAAACGAGACTGGAGACCAGCCCGTTATAACACATATCAAACAGATAATGGATTACAATTTA AAAAAGACATGGACCATTGAGGGGAGGAACTGTACAACAACAGATTTAAATGAGGAGATACCTTCGCCTTGTGTACCAG ATTCTGCTTCACACCTCAGTTCTCAAATGCTAATCAACGAACCAGTTGATGTCTGGTTTATGAAGATTGGGAATACAAGCATACATCGAGTCACGCTTACACAAAAAGACTGTATCCCGGTTTCGGCATCTGCACTAGTGGACAAACCTACATATG ATTTTGTTATGACCGTTAATTTGTACCAAAACGTTACTGCAGGGCCTATAGATCCAGAGATTTTTAAGATTCCGTCATTTTGTAAGCAGAATTCTATACACATACAG